In Xylocopa sonorina isolate GNS202 chromosome 3, iyXylSono1_principal, whole genome shotgun sequence, one genomic interval encodes:
- the Stops gene encoding SOCS domain-containing protein stops isoform X2: MMENGYVCLLGKFHNVLYVAAKLCFDWNLDNNEVVSRLLNDIFYCEKTFERILVGAIFGTRVTHFLSGWKSDFEDREENMRALLYFLHHSTVGRLEYLCTFSSVKRRFIDVPMESYGQALPLRVAIQHGAPDILLIMLRYGASVESDTLAPSPLEMLLTKLSEYDAQPGQDQIVYPEHLLLCLRLVLRTVTTAFVKTPSHIADQSGVFSVSVYEQYPTLVEQNLVPPERSGLSPPELRHLCRCRIRETLFENWALPHGIRQLQVPESLRSYLDLLCD, encoded by the coding sequence ATGATGGAGAACGGATACGTCTGCCTCCTCGGGAAATTCCACAACGTGCTGTACGTAGCTGCGAAGCTATGCTTCGACTGGAACCTCGACAACAACGAGGTCGTCTCTCGTTTGCTGAACGACATTTTCTACTGCGAGAAGACCTTCGAGCGTATCCTAGTCGGAGCCATTTTCGGCACTCGAGTGACTCACTTTCTATCCGGTTGGAAGAGCGACTTCGAGGACCGCGAAGAGAACATGCGAGCCTTGCTATACTTCTTGCATCACTCGACCGTTGGAAGGTTGGAGTATCTGTGCACGTTCTCCTCCGTTAAACGGCGATTCATCGACGTCCCTATGGAGTCCTACGGGCAGGCGTTGCCCTTGAGAGTGGCCATTCAACACGGCGCCCCGGACATCCTTTTGATCATGCTCCGTTACGGGGCCTCCGTCGAGTCCGACACACTGGCCCCGTCCCCGCTCGAGATGCTGCTGACCAAGCTGAGCGAGTACGACGCCCAACCTGGCCAGGACCAGATCGTCTACCCGGAACACCTGCTGCTCTGCCTGAGGCTGGTGCTCAGAACCGTGACGACGGCTTTCGTGAAGACGCCCAGCCACATCGCCGACCAGAGCGGCGTCTTCAGCGTCTCCGTTTACGAACAGTACCCGACGCTGGTGGAGCAGAACCTGGTCCCGCCTGAGAGGAGCGGTTTGAGCCCGCCGGAATTGAGACATCTCTGCCGTTGTCGTATACGGGAGACGCTGTTCGAAAATTGGGCCCTGCCGCACGGGATACGGCAGCTTCAGGTTCCGGAGTCGTTGAGAAGCTATTTGGATCTCCTTTGCGATTGA
- the LOC143433606 gene encoding uncharacterized protein LOC143433606, whose protein sequence is MTVPPTLPAKTQPRDASQVVRQTVSIRTVSNPPTVPLSTGAGATVFVGLAAPGVDTAATCRRRIPEVQPTNGYGKQTGVKPAQNAQNHQQQHHGQQQQQQQQQQQQQQQHQQQAAHVVKIKINPDGDKNGRVISTVRLTLDENVGHEAGKENGFACERSSKRDGGVVVSATNLVNEQRCGSAGAGDGCVRISVGTSVFERNNNNNNKDKRNRNEDCSEANMVHRETSDPLNTTTSNNRSSACFYYNSYPGQLNGMVMSSGQCSPSDTLDSGTCSDLDGTPPPLPKKKNASTVILASDQHNRTGSLTSSGAEVDSDDNESNISCDSLNGRELNDRIANGGINGHGVEADRASLDLQEQLEDHRLRNRMNREKYRGSNTDTILSLNRLDLSNGHQERTKKEPAGIVTGPEVNSNSCLSRASPSVSPAPSGTSSLSKASSTPRIRSPVLGTEQNGRLSSSPMVKECTYEERKQEQERLEQESTAGDIDTSVNPVTGKKYLYEYDRFYKFHINERKVNNKDTDRGVVLGDNDADECFAGYKILDKEAIRSSKGTVRGVKNRVRAGIATFLQKPSSQAYIKKELGKVVVYTTTSGIVRKTFYNCKKVKQILRTHMVKYDELDLFGDAELQTELRERLGSMVIQLPQLFIDGQHIGGFDTVERLNESGELRNMLKPYQSEDACTLCSFCGGHQKQMCPECNGSKRSVYRNDFTAEFVALKCAKCDVNGLIRCPRC, encoded by the exons ATGACCGTTCCACCGACACTGCCGGCGAAGACGCAGCCACGGGACGCGAGTCAGGTCGTCCGACAGACTGTGTCAATCCGGACCGTTTCGAATCCCCCCACGGTTCCTTTAAGCACTGGGGCCGGAGCAACGGTATTCGTCGGACTTGCCGCTCCTGGCGTCGATACAGCGGCCACCTGTAGGAGACGAATCCCGGAAGTGCAACCGACGAACGGCTACGGCAAGCAGACCGGCGTGAAACCGGCGCAGAACGCGCAGAACCACCAGCAACAGCACCACggtcaacaacaacaacaacagcagcaacagcaacaacaacagcaacagcatcAGCAGCAGGCGGCGCACGTGGTGAAGATCAAGATCAATCCGGATGGCGACAAGAACGGCAGAGTGATATCGACCGTACGATTGACGCTGGACGAGAACGTCGGTCACGAAGCCGGGAAAGAGAACGGGTTCGCGTGCGAACGTTCGAGCAAGCGTGACGGTGGTGTGGTCGTGAGTGCGACGAATCTGGTGAACGAGCAGCGTTGTGGAAGTGCCGGTGCCGGTGACGGCTGTGTGAGGATCAGTGTTGGCACGAGCGTCTTCGagcgcaacaacaacaacaacaacaaggaCAAACGGAATCGGAACGAGGATTGCTCCGAGGCAAACATGGTACACCGCGAGACGTCGGACCCGTTGAACACGACCACCTCGAACAACCGTTCGAGCGCCTGTTTCTATTACAACTCGTATCCAGGCCAGTTGAACGGGATGGTAATGTCCAGCGGGCAGTGTTCACCGAGCGATACCCTGGACAGTGGTACCTGCAGCGACCTCGACGGCACGCCGCCGCCTCTGCCCAAGAAGAAGAACGCCAGCACGGTCATCCTGGCCAGCGATCAGCACAATCGCACGGGCAGTTTGACGAGCAGCGGCGCTGAGGTGGACAGCGACGACAACGAGAGCAACATCAGCTGCGACTCGTTGAACGGCCGCGAGTTGAACGATAGAATAGCGAACGGAGGTATAAACGGGCACGGCGTCGAGGCTGATCGAGCCTCTCTGGACCTCCAAGAGCAGTTGGAGGATCATCGTCTGCGGAATCGAATGAACCGCGAGAAGTATCGGGGTAGCAACACCGACACTATCTTGAGCTTGAATCGATTGGACCTGTCCAATGGCCATCAGGAACGAACGAAAAAGGAACCAGCGGGAATCGTCACTGGTCCGGAAGTGAACTCGAATTCTTGCCTAAGCAGAGCCTCCCCCAGCGTGTCGCCTGCGCCGTCCGGAACCTCCTCGTTGTCGAAAGCCTCCTCCACTCCGAGGATCAGAAGTCCTGTGCTAGGAACGGAGCAGAACGGCAGGCTATCGTCCTCTCCAATGGTGAAAGAGTGCACTTACGAGGAGAGGAAACAGGAACAAGAGAGGTTAGAGCAAGAGTCGACTGCCGGTGACATCGACACCAGCGTCAATCCCGTGACCGGCAAGAAATACCTGTACGAGTACGACAGGTTTTACAAGTTTCACATAAACGAACGGAAGGTAAATAATAAGGACACGGACAGGGGTGTGGTGTTAGGCGATAACGACGCCGACGAATGTTTCGCCGGTTACAAGATCCTCGATAAGGAAGCCATACGCAGCTCCAAGGGAACTGTGCGCGGTGTCAAGAACAGGGTGCGCGCTGGGATCGCAACGTTCCTCCAAAAACCCTCGTCTCAG GCGTACATAAAAAAGGAATTGGGAAAAGTGGTGGTGTACACGACTACCTCTGGCATCGTGAGAAAAACGTTCTACAATTGCAAGAAGGTGAAGCAAATTCTGAGGACGCACATGGTCAAATACGACGAATTGGACTTGTTCGGTGACGCAGAGCTACAGACCGAGCTCAGAGAGCGTTTGGGTTCCATGGTGATACAGTTGCCACAGCTTTTCATCGACGGGCAACATATCGGG GGATTTGACACCGTGGAGCGACTGAACGAGTCCGGAGAACTGAGAAATATGCTTAAACCTTACCAG AGTGAGGACGCATGCACGCTATGCTCGTTCTGCGGTGGTCACCAGAAGCAGATGTGCCCAGAGTGCAACGGCAGCAAAAGGTCCGTCTATCGCAACGACTTCACGGCGGAATTCGTCGCGCTGAAGTGCGCCAAGTGCGACGTGAACGGTCTGATTCGCTGCCCCCGTTGCTGA
- the Stops gene encoding SOCS domain-containing protein stops isoform X1, with protein sequence MEVLIDCYFDKLFAEMERSCLASRYKRREMVGYFSDVINSCAEAENLDKQDVCERIVKSALRYHNIAMMENGYVCLLGKFHNVLYVAAKLCFDWNLDNNEVVSRLLNDIFYCEKTFERILVGAIFGTRVTHFLSGWKSDFEDREENMRALLYFLHHSTVGRLEYLCTFSSVKRRFIDVPMESYGQALPLRVAIQHGAPDILLIMLRYGASVESDTLAPSPLEMLLTKLSEYDAQPGQDQIVYPEHLLLCLRLVLRTVTTAFVKTPSHIADQSGVFSVSVYEQYPTLVEQNLVPPERSGLSPPELRHLCRCRIRETLFENWALPHGIRQLQVPESLRSYLDLLCD encoded by the exons ATGGAGGTGTTGATCGACTGTTATTTCGACAAACTGTTCGCTGAAATGGAACGCAGTTGCCTGGCTTCGCGGTACAAGCGTCGCGAGATGGTCGGCTACTTTTCGGACGTGATTAATAGCTGCGCGGAAG CGGAGAACCTCGACAAGCAAGATGTCTGCGAGAGGATAGTGAAGTCCGCCCTCCGCTACCACAACATCGCCATGATGGAGAACGGATACGTCTGCCTCCTCGGGAAATTCCACAACGTGCTGTACGTAGCTGCGAAGCTATGCTTCGACTGGAACCTCGACAACAACGAGGTCGTCTCTCGTTTGCTGAACGACATTTTCTACTGCGAGAAGACCTTCGAGCGTATCCTAGTCGGAGCCATTTTCGGCACTCGAGTGACTCACTTTCTATCCGGTTGGAAGAGCGACTTCGAGGACCGCGAAGAGAACATGCGAGCCTTGCTATACTTCTTGCATCACTCGACCGTTGGAAGGTTGGAGTATCTGTGCACGTTCTCCTCCGTTAAACGGCGATTCATCGACGTCCCTATGGAGTCCTACGGGCAGGCGTTGCCCTTGAGAGTGGCCATTCAACACGGCGCCCCGGACATCCTTTTGATCATGCTCCGTTACGGGGCCTCCGTCGAGTCCGACACACTGGCCCCGTCCCCGCTCGAGATGCTGCTGACCAAGCTGAGCGAGTACGACGCCCAACCTGGCCAGGACCAGATCGTCTACCCGGAACACCTGCTGCTCTGCCTGAGGCTGGTGCTCAGAACCGTGACGACGGCTTTCGTGAAGACGCCCAGCCACATCGCCGACCAGAGCGGCGTCTTCAGCGTCTCCGTTTACGAACAGTACCCGACGCTGGTGGAGCAGAACCTGGTCCCGCCTGAGAGGAGCGGTTTGAGCCCGCCGGAATTGAGACATCTCTGCCGTTGTCGTATACGGGAGACGCTGTTCGAAAATTGGGCCCTGCCGCACGGGATACGGCAGCTTCAGGTTCCGGAGTCGTTGAGAAGCTATTTGGATCTCCTTTGCGATTGA